Proteins encoded by one window of Musa acuminata AAA Group cultivar baxijiao chromosome BXJ2-9, Cavendish_Baxijiao_AAA, whole genome shotgun sequence:
- the LOC135622531 gene encoding probable calcium-binding protein CML27, whose product MEGGMAAHRQPPTPAPTLGRPSPSFRLRTESLNTLRLRRVFDLFDHNGDGEITVEEIALALDRLGLAADPAELSSTVAAYIPPGRAGLAFDDFEALHRALGDALFGAPDATGEEEEAAEEEVEEDMREAFRVFDEDGDGFISAAELQAVLSKLGLPEGRSIARVREMICSVDQNSDGQVDFGEFKHMMQGITVWSA is encoded by the coding sequence ATGGAGGGAGGGATGGCCGCTCACCGCCAGCCGCCGACGCCGGCCCCGACCCTTGGCCGGCCGTCGCCGTCCTTCCGGCTGCGCACCGAGAGCCTCAACACCTTGCGCCTCCGCCGCGTCTTCGACCTGTTCGACCACAACGGCGACGGGGAGATCACCGTGGAGGAGATTGCGCTTGCCCTTGACCGCCTCGGCCTCGCCGCCGACCCCGCGGAGCTCAGTTCCACCGTCGCCGCCTACATCCCTCCCGGCCGCGCCGGCCTCGCCTTCGACGACTTCGAGGCGCTCCACCGCGCCCTCGGCGACGCCCTCTTCGGCGCTCCCGACGCAACAGGCGAGGAGGAGGAAGCGgccgaggaggaggtggaggaggacatGAGGGAGGCCTTCCGGGTGTTCGACGAGGACGGCGACGGCTTCATCTCGGCGGCGGAGCTGCAGGCGGTGCTCTCCAAGCTGGGGTTGCCGGAGGGCCGGAGCATCGCGCGTGTCCGAGAGATGATCTGCTCCGTCGACCAGAACTCCGACGGCCAGGTCGACTTCGGCGAGTTCAAGCACATGATGCAGGGCATCACCGTCTGGAGCGCCTGA
- the LOC135623979 gene encoding cation/H(+) antiporter 15-like — protein MTEGNSTVCPPSDMILLSGLWANEIDIEVLSEFLFPVLIMQTSVILALTRFLAYALKPFGQPRVVAELIGGILLGPAAFGKLTYNSASAENAGSPRTSVVKPLYRFLFPPTSYTLIEAIGFLGLIYYVFLVAVELDVKVFRVMGRKVVAIAMASLTLPLLATAAIVAVFGLPAPMANNSYKASGTEQAAFVLLLSFALSITAFPILARLLAELKIPNPEVGQVVLPSALVGDVVSWLLLALCFALIGPGDKAAAHEYLAPFWMVLAAACLVLVCLYMVRPLLEWTLRQMPEGEPVNNVYMGLVLIFVLGAALASATVGFHPVFGALVLGLAVPKGPLTTTLIERLDDFVIGFMLPFLIVGCGLKADVASLMRPEGNEPTHYMFWLGCIVVVATLAKVAGCMIISSFYSMPRSQGLSLGILMNTMGPAQAIILNMGKSEKVFNQKIYALLVASSVISTALVGPLVTALDRKCRGPAIYKQRNLELSRRDSDLRLVACVHTVRNVPSVISLLQLSNPTHDSPLLVSAVHLVELTGRTPPMLIVHEAGAIGTLTRRNTDNAPPDLVHSEPIVSAFEKYQQHAGCVTLQALTAVSAYSSMHEDICNIAADHQVSLIVLPFHKLLTVDGEMEVINPAIRAVNQGVLTNAPCSVGILVDRGLGEHGKFANAGHHTPLHVAILFFGGPDDREALMYGRRFLEQPGVVLTVVRFLPSYEAEAPAAAPTVWPAKVDRLWDDECIRDFRLQFGDNASVSYTDKVVSDSSATVAAILSMGSIYDFYVVGRASGGGSPLVVGMTEFTDFPELGPIGDLLVSSDMGAMVSVLVMQQYVEERIE, from the exons ATGACGGAAGGGAACAGCACGGTATGCCCTCCGTCGGATATGATCCTGCTGAGCGGACTTTGGGCTAATGAAATTGACATTGAGGTGTTGTCGGAATTCCTTTTTCCCGTCCTAATCATGCAGACTTCGGTGATATTAGCGCTCACTCGCTTCTTGGCCTACGCCCTCAAGCCTTTCGGCCAGCCCAGAGTCGTCGCCGAGCTCATC GGTGGCATACTGTTGGGGCCGGCGGCCTTTGGGAAGCTTACTTACAATAGCGCCTCGGCCGAGAATGCAGGGAGCCCACGAACATCGGTGGTTAAACCGCTTTACAGATTCCTTTTTCCCCCGACGAGCTATACCTTGATCGAGGCTATCGGCTTCTTGGGGCTCATCTACTACGTCTTCCTAGTCGCAGTCGAGCTCGACGTGAAAGTGTTCAGGGTGATGGGCAGGAAGGTGGTGGCCATCGCGATGGCCAGCCTAACCCTCCCTCTGCTTGCGACCGCCGCCATCGTGGCGGTCTTCGGTTTACCTGCCCCTATGGCGAACAACAGCTATAAGGCGTCCGGCACGGAGCAAGCCGCTTTCGTCCTGCTCCTCAGCTTCGCGCTCTCGATCACCGCCTTCCCGATCCTGGCGCGACTCCTCGCGGAGCTCAAGATCCCGAATCCCGAAGTCGGTCAGGTCGTCCTGCCGTCGGCCTTGGTCGGCGACGTGGTGTCGTGGCTCCTCCTCGCGCTGTGTTTTGCCCTTATTGGGCCTGGCGACAAGGCAGCTGCTCATGAGTACCTTGCGCCCTTTTGGATGGTGCTCGCCGCAGCCTGTCTTGTGCTCGTGTGCCTGTACATGGTCAGGCCGCTCCTGGAATGGACGTTGCGGCAGATGCCGGAAGGCGAGCCGGTGAACAACGTGTACATGGGTTTGGTGCTCATCTTCGTGTTGGGCGCCGCCCTGGCCTCGGCGACCGTCGGATTCCACCCCGTGTTTGGCGCCCTCGTCTTGGGGCTGGCGGTGCCCAAGGGGCCGCTCACCACAACCCTGATCGAACGGCTCGACGACTTCGTCATCGGCTTCATGCTGCCGTTCCTCATCGTCGGCTGCGGACTCAAGGCCGATGTGGCATCCCTTATGAGACCGGAGGGAAACGAGCCGACGCACTACATGTTCTGGCTAGGCTGCATCGTCGTGGTTGCGACGTTGGCCAAGGTGGCCGGATGCATGATCATCTCTTCCTTCTATTCGATGCCGCGCTCTCAGGGGTTGTCGCTCGGGATATTGATGAACACGATGGGCCCGGCTCAGGCGATCATCCTCAACATGGGCAAGAGCGAAAAG GTCTTTAACCAGAAGATATACGCGTTGCTGGTGGCCTCGTCGGTCATCTCCACGGCACTGGTGGGCCCGCTGGTAACAGCCCTCGACAGGAAATGCCGCGGCCCGGCCATTTACAAGCAGCGCAACCTGGAGCTCTCGAGGCGGGACTCCGACCTGCGCCTGGTGGCGTGCGTCCACACCGTCCGCAACGTCCCTTCCGTCATCAGCCTCCTTCAGCTCTCTAACCCCACCCACGACTCCCCGCTCTTGGTCTCTGCCGTCCACCTCGTTGAGCTCACCGGCCGCACCCCTCCCATGCTCATCGTCCATGAAGCTGGTGCCATTGGCACCCTCACGAGAAGGAACACCGACAACGCACCCCCGGACCTCGTGCACTCCGAACCGATCGTTTCTGCCTTCGAGAAGTACCAGCAGCACGCCGGATGCGTCACCCTCCAGGCCCTCACTGCTGTCTCTGCCTACTCGTCCATGCATGAGGACATCTGTAACATCGCCGCGGACCACCAGGTCTCCCTCATCGTCCTCCCCTTCCACAAGCTGCTCACGGTGGACGGCGAAATGGAGGTCATCAACCCTGCCATCCGCGCCGTCAACCAGGGCGTCCTCACTAACGCGCCCTGCTCCGTCGGAATCCTCGTCGACCGCGGCCTGGGCGAGCACGGGAAGTTCGCCAATGCCGGGCATCACACGCCCCTCCACGTTGCGATCCTCTTCTTTGGCGGCCCCGACGACCGCGAGGCGCTCATGTACGGGCGCCGGTTTCTCGAGCAGCCAGGGGTCGTCCTCACCGTCGTCCGGTTCCTCCCCAGCTACGAGGCTGAGGCGCCCGCCGCCGCGCCGACCGTATGGCCGGCCAAGGTGGACCGGCTGTGGGACGACGAGTGCATCAGGGACTtccggcttcagttcggggacaaCGCGTCGGTCTCGTACACCGACAAGGTGGTGAGCGACAGCTCGGCAACAGTGGCGGCTATCCTGTCCATGGGCAGCATCTACGACTTCTACGTGGTGGGCAGGGCGAGCGGGGGGGGCTCGCCACTCGTGGTAGGCATGACGGAGTTCACCGACTTCCCTGAGCTGGGACCGATTGGGGACTTGCTGGTATCATCGGACATGGGGGCGATGGTGTCGGTGCTGGTGATGCAGCAGTACGTGGAGGAACGGATAGAGTGA
- the LOC135622532 gene encoding probable NOT transcription complex subunit VIP2 isoform X2 — protein MPGSLASRNAVMGGVPSGSVQQPGGNIPSGLFASNNLLVALSQMSHGSGVTNRGGINVVGNHAFSSSMNGVGGSITGISSNSATGNRNSVPGLGVSPVLGNVGPRLTNSMGNIVGAGNMGRNINSGGLSIPGLASRVNLASNSGSGSLNLQGPNRLISGMLQQAPQMIGVLGNSYATSGGSLSQGQGGSNPLSSLGMLNDVNAADSSPFDMNDFPQLSTRPSSAGGPQGQLGATRKQGVGVSSIVQQNQEFSIQNEDFPALPGLKGGSSDFSVDLHQKEQLHESISSMQSPHLPMARSVGFSLGGSYPPNRQQQHATSASSGGLPFTPGSNQDLRLNDTEFFPSSHVTYHSQIQNSGSPGIGLRPLSSPTTASGMGAYEQLIQQYQPPQSPSHFRLQMSDVSQLYRDQSLKSTQGSQVAPDRFGLQGLLSVIRMNDPDLTSLALGIDLTTLGLNLNSSENLHKTFGSPWSDDPVKGEPEYCIPSCYYAKPPPLLHQGYFSKLQVSTLFYIFYSMPKDEAQLYAASELCARGWFYHREHQLWFTRVPNVEPLVKTHAYERGTYVCFDPNTWGTILKENFVLLYEAVEKKPMLPSDRPQLA, from the exons ATGCCAGGTTCACTTGCATCAAGAAATGCAGTAATGGGTGGTGTTCCATCAGGCAGTGTCCAGCAACCAGGCGGAAACATTCCTAGTGGACTGTTTGCATCAAACAATCTTTTGGTTGCATTGTCTCAG ATGTCTCATGGTTCTGGTGTCACCAATAGAGGGGGTATCAATGTTGTCGGAAACCATGCTTTTAGTAGTAGCATGAATGGAGTTGGCGGGTCAATAACTGGTATTTCCTCAAATTCTGCTACCGGCAATCGTAATTCAGTTCCAGGCTTGGGAGTTTCTCCAGTTTTGGGTAATGTAGGCCCAAGACTTACGAACTCTATGGGAAACATTGTTGGTGCTGGTAACATGGGAAGAAACATCAACTCTGGAGGATTATCCATTCCTGGACTAGCTTCCCGTGTAAACTTAGCTTCCAATAGTGGATCAGGGAGCCTCAATTTACAAGGGCCAAACAGACTGATCAGTGGCATGCTTCAACAGG CACCACAAATGATTGGTGTGCTTGGGAATTCTTATGCTACATCAGGAGGATCGTTATCTCAGGGTCAAGGTGGGAGTAACCCACTAAGCTCTTTGGGAATGCTGAATGATGTCAATGCTGCTGACAGTTCTCCTTTTGATATGAATGATTTTCCTCAATTAAGTACACGACCAAGTTCAGCTGGAGGACCACAAGGGCAACTCG GTGCAACACGGAAGCAAGGAGTTGGTGTTAGCTCCATTGTCCAGCAAAACCAGGAATTTAGCATACAAAATGAAGATTTTCCAGCTTTGCCTGGATTGAAAG GCGGTAGCTCAGACTTTTCTGTGGACTTGCATCAGAAAGAACAACTTCATGAAAGTATCTCTTCGATGCAGTCACCACACTTACCT ATGGCACGATCTGTTGGATTTAGCTTAGGAGGAAGTTACCCACCTAACCGTCAGCAACAACATGCTACTTCAGCAAGTAGTGGTGGGCTACCTTTTACACCTGGAAGCAATCAAGATCTTCGATTAAATGACACTGAGTTCTTTCCATCTTCTCATGTAACGTATCACTCACAG ATTCAAAACAGTGGTTCTCCTGGCATTGGGTTGAGACCCTTGAGCTCTCCAACAACAGCTTCTGGTATGGGAGCATATGAGCAGCTCATTCAGCAATATCAGCCTCCACAAAGTCCATCTCATTTTCGACTACAAATGTCTGATGTTAGTCAGTTATATAGAGACCAGAGCTTAAAATCCACTCAGGGGTCACAAGTAGCTCCTGATCGGTTTGGCTTGCAGGGTTTGTTAAGTGTTATTAGGATGAATGATCCTGATCTGACATCTCTTGCACTGGGCATTGATTTAACTACATTAGGGTTGAACTTAAACTCATCGGAAAATCTTCATAAAACATTTGGTTCGCCATGGTCTGATGACCCTGTCAAGGGAGAACCAGAATATTGCATTCCAAGTTGTTATTATGCCAAACCACCACCCCTTCTACAT CAAGGGTATTTTTCGAAACTTCAGGTGTCAACCCTCTTTTACATCTTTTATAG TATGCCGAAGGATGAAGCTCAGCTTTATGCGGCCTCCGAACT ATGTGCACGAGGATGGTTCTACCACAGAGAGCATCAGTTGTGGTTCACAAGAGTTCCAAATGTGGAACCTCTTGTTAAGACTCACGCATATGAAAGAGGGACCTACGTTTGTTTTGATCCTAACACATGGGGAACAATTCTGAAG GagaactttgttttgctttatgaggCAGTGGAGAAGAAACCAATGCTCCCCTCTGATCGCCCTCAGCTAGCTTAA
- the LOC135622532 gene encoding probable NOT transcription complex subunit VIP2 isoform X1, translated as MSGLLNTTLNGSASNIPDSTGRPYTTSFSAQSASNPGFHHSGGLQGLHNIHGSFNLPNMPGSLASRNAVMGGVPSGSVQQPGGNIPSGLFASNNLLVALSQMSHGSGVTNRGGINVVGNHAFSSSMNGVGGSITGISSNSATGNRNSVPGLGVSPVLGNVGPRLTNSMGNIVGAGNMGRNINSGGLSIPGLASRVNLASNSGSGSLNLQGPNRLISGMLQQAPQMIGVLGNSYATSGGSLSQGQGGSNPLSSLGMLNDVNAADSSPFDMNDFPQLSTRPSSAGGPQGQLGATRKQGVGVSSIVQQNQEFSIQNEDFPALPGLKGGSSDFSVDLHQKEQLHESISSMQSPHLPMARSVGFSLGGSYPPNRQQQHATSASSGGLPFTPGSNQDLRLNDTEFFPSSHVTYHSQIQNSGSPGIGLRPLSSPTTASGMGAYEQLIQQYQPPQSPSHFRLQMSDVSQLYRDQSLKSTQGSQVAPDRFGLQGLLSVIRMNDPDLTSLALGIDLTTLGLNLNSSENLHKTFGSPWSDDPVKGEPEYCIPSCYYAKPPPLLHQGYFSKLQVSTLFYIFYSMPKDEAQLYAASELCARGWFYHREHQLWFTRVPNVEPLVKTHAYERGTYVCFDPNTWGTILKENFVLLYEAVEKKPMLPSDRPQLA; from the exons ATGTCTGGGCTGCTTAAT ACAACCCTTAATGGTTCAGCATCAAATATCCCTGACTCAACGGGCCGACCCTACACGACATCATTTTCTGCTCAGTCGGCTTCAAATCCTGGATTTCATCACTCTG GTGGTTTGCAAGGGCTGCATAACATCCATGGAAGCTTCAACCTGCCAAACATGCCAGGTTCACTTGCATCAAGAAATGCAGTAATGGGTGGTGTTCCATCAGGCAGTGTCCAGCAACCAGGCGGAAACATTCCTAGTGGACTGTTTGCATCAAACAATCTTTTGGTTGCATTGTCTCAG ATGTCTCATGGTTCTGGTGTCACCAATAGAGGGGGTATCAATGTTGTCGGAAACCATGCTTTTAGTAGTAGCATGAATGGAGTTGGCGGGTCAATAACTGGTATTTCCTCAAATTCTGCTACCGGCAATCGTAATTCAGTTCCAGGCTTGGGAGTTTCTCCAGTTTTGGGTAATGTAGGCCCAAGACTTACGAACTCTATGGGAAACATTGTTGGTGCTGGTAACATGGGAAGAAACATCAACTCTGGAGGATTATCCATTCCTGGACTAGCTTCCCGTGTAAACTTAGCTTCCAATAGTGGATCAGGGAGCCTCAATTTACAAGGGCCAAACAGACTGATCAGTGGCATGCTTCAACAGG CACCACAAATGATTGGTGTGCTTGGGAATTCTTATGCTACATCAGGAGGATCGTTATCTCAGGGTCAAGGTGGGAGTAACCCACTAAGCTCTTTGGGAATGCTGAATGATGTCAATGCTGCTGACAGTTCTCCTTTTGATATGAATGATTTTCCTCAATTAAGTACACGACCAAGTTCAGCTGGAGGACCACAAGGGCAACTCG GTGCAACACGGAAGCAAGGAGTTGGTGTTAGCTCCATTGTCCAGCAAAACCAGGAATTTAGCATACAAAATGAAGATTTTCCAGCTTTGCCTGGATTGAAAG GCGGTAGCTCAGACTTTTCTGTGGACTTGCATCAGAAAGAACAACTTCATGAAAGTATCTCTTCGATGCAGTCACCACACTTACCT ATGGCACGATCTGTTGGATTTAGCTTAGGAGGAAGTTACCCACCTAACCGTCAGCAACAACATGCTACTTCAGCAAGTAGTGGTGGGCTACCTTTTACACCTGGAAGCAATCAAGATCTTCGATTAAATGACACTGAGTTCTTTCCATCTTCTCATGTAACGTATCACTCACAG ATTCAAAACAGTGGTTCTCCTGGCATTGGGTTGAGACCCTTGAGCTCTCCAACAACAGCTTCTGGTATGGGAGCATATGAGCAGCTCATTCAGCAATATCAGCCTCCACAAAGTCCATCTCATTTTCGACTACAAATGTCTGATGTTAGTCAGTTATATAGAGACCAGAGCTTAAAATCCACTCAGGGGTCACAAGTAGCTCCTGATCGGTTTGGCTTGCAGGGTTTGTTAAGTGTTATTAGGATGAATGATCCTGATCTGACATCTCTTGCACTGGGCATTGATTTAACTACATTAGGGTTGAACTTAAACTCATCGGAAAATCTTCATAAAACATTTGGTTCGCCATGGTCTGATGACCCTGTCAAGGGAGAACCAGAATATTGCATTCCAAGTTGTTATTATGCCAAACCACCACCCCTTCTACAT CAAGGGTATTTTTCGAAACTTCAGGTGTCAACCCTCTTTTACATCTTTTATAG TATGCCGAAGGATGAAGCTCAGCTTTATGCGGCCTCCGAACT ATGTGCACGAGGATGGTTCTACCACAGAGAGCATCAGTTGTGGTTCACAAGAGTTCCAAATGTGGAACCTCTTGTTAAGACTCACGCATATGAAAGAGGGACCTACGTTTGTTTTGATCCTAACACATGGGGAACAATTCTGAAG GagaactttgttttgctttatgaggCAGTGGAGAAGAAACCAATGCTCCCCTCTGATCGCCCTCAGCTAGCTTAA